The following proteins come from a genomic window of Prionailurus viverrinus isolate Anna chromosome D1, UM_Priviv_1.0, whole genome shotgun sequence:
- the TNNT3 gene encoding troponin T, fast skeletal muscle isoform X13, which produces MSDEEVEQVEEQYEEEEEAQEEGKWVHKEVHEPEEVQEEEKPRPRLTAPKIPEGEKVDFDDIQKKRQNKDLMELQALIDSHFEARKKEEEELIALKERIEKRRAERAEQQRIRAEKERERQNRLAEEKARREEEDAKRRAEDDLKKKKALSSMGANYSSYLAKADQKRGKKQTAREMKKKVLAERRKPLNIDHLSEDKLRDKAKELWDTLYQLEIDKFEFGEKLKRQKYDITNLRSRIDQAQKHSKKAGAQPKGKVGGRWK; this is translated from the exons ATGTCGGACGAGGAAGT TGAGCAGGTGGAGG AGCAGTACGAGGAAGAAG AAGAGGCCCAGGAGGAAGGTAAGTGGG TCCATAAAGAAG TTCATGAACCAG AGGAAGTCCAAGAAG AGGAGAAACCGAGACCCAG ACTCACTGCTCCTAAGATCCCGGAAGGGGAGAAAGTAGACTTCGAT GACATCCAGAAGAAGCGCCAGAACAAGGACCTCATGGAGCTGCAGGCTCTCATCGACAGCCACTTTGAGGCtcggaagaaggaggaggaggagctgatCGCTCTCAAGGAGAGAATC GAGAAGCGCCGTGCGGAGCGAGCCGAGCAGCAGAGGATCCGGGCCGAGAAGGAGCGGGAGCGCCAGAACCGGCTGGCG GAAGAGAAAGCccggagggaggaggaggatgccAAGAGGAGAGCGGAGGACGacctgaagaagaagaaggcccTGTCCTCCATGGGCGCCAACTACAGCAGCTACCTGGCCAAG GCCGACCAGAAGAGAGGCAAGAAGCAGACGGCCCGGGAGATGAAGAAGAAGGTTCTGGCAGAGAGGCGCAAGCCGCTCAACATCGACCATCTCAGCGAAGATAAGCTGAg GGACAAGGCCAAGGAACTCTGGGACACCCTGTACCAACTGGAGATCGACAAGTTTGAGTTTGGCGAGAAGCTGAAGCGCCAGAAATATGAC ATCACCAACCTCAGGAGCCGCATCGATCAGGCCCAGAAGCA TAGCAAGAAGGCCGGAGCCCAGCCCAAGGGCAAGGTCGGCGGGCGCTGGAAGTGA
- the TNNT3 gene encoding troponin T, fast skeletal muscle isoform X5: protein MSDEEVEQVEEQYEEEEEAQEEGKWVHKEEEVQEEEKPRPRLTAPKIPEGEKVDFDDIQKKRQNKDLMELQALIDSHFEARKKEEEELIALKERIEKRRAERAEQQRIRAEKERERQNRLAEEKARREEEDAKRRAEDDLKKKKALSSMGANYSSYLAKADQKRGKKQTAREMKKKVLAERRKPLNIDHLSEDKLRDKAKELWDTLYQLEIDKFEFGEKLKRQKYDITNLRSRIDQAQKHSKKAGAQPKGKVGGRWK, encoded by the exons ATGTCGGACGAGGAAGT TGAGCAGGTGGAGG AGCAGTACGAGGAAGAAG AAGAGGCCCAGGAGGAAGGTAAGTGGG TCCATAAAGAAG AGGAAGTCCAAGAAG AGGAGAAACCGAGACCCAG ACTCACTGCTCCTAAGATCCCGGAAGGGGAGAAAGTAGACTTCGAT GACATCCAGAAGAAGCGCCAGAACAAGGACCTCATGGAGCTGCAGGCTCTCATCGACAGCCACTTTGAGGCtcggaagaaggaggaggaggagctgatCGCTCTCAAGGAGAGAATC GAGAAGCGCCGTGCGGAGCGAGCCGAGCAGCAGAGGATCCGGGCCGAGAAGGAGCGGGAGCGCCAGAACCGGCTGGCG GAAGAGAAAGCccggagggaggaggaggatgccAAGAGGAGAGCGGAGGACGacctgaagaagaagaaggcccTGTCCTCCATGGGCGCCAACTACAGCAGCTACCTGGCCAAG GCCGACCAGAAGAGAGGCAAGAAGCAGACGGCCCGGGAGATGAAGAAGAAGGTTCTGGCAGAGAGGCGCAAGCCGCTCAACATCGACCATCTCAGCGAAGATAAGCTGAg GGACAAGGCCAAGGAACTCTGGGACACCCTGTACCAACTGGAGATCGACAAGTTTGAGTTTGGCGAGAAGCTGAAGCGCCAGAAATATGAC ATCACCAACCTCAGGAGCCGCATCGATCAGGCCCAGAAGCA TAGCAAGAAGGCCGGAGCCCAGCCCAAGGGCAAGGTCGGCGGGCGCTGGAAGTGA
- the TNNT3 gene encoding troponin T, fast skeletal muscle isoform X8, whose translation MSDEEVEQVEEQYEEEEEAQEEGKWVHKEVHEPEEKPRPRLTAPKIPEGEKVDFDDIQKKRQNKDLMELQALIDSHFEARKKEEEELIALKERIEKRRAERAEQQRIRAEKERERQNRLAEEKARREEEDAKRRAEDDLKKKKALSSMGANYSSYLAKADQKRGKKQTAREMKKKVLAERRKPLNIDHLSEDKLRDKAKELWDTLYQLEIDKFEFGEKLKRQKYDITNLRSRIDQAQKHSKKAGAQPKGKVGGRWK comes from the exons ATGTCGGACGAGGAAGT TGAGCAGGTGGAGG AGCAGTACGAGGAAGAAG AAGAGGCCCAGGAGGAAGGTAAGTGGG TCCATAAAGAAG TTCATGAACCAG AGGAGAAACCGAGACCCAG ACTCACTGCTCCTAAGATCCCGGAAGGGGAGAAAGTAGACTTCGAT GACATCCAGAAGAAGCGCCAGAACAAGGACCTCATGGAGCTGCAGGCTCTCATCGACAGCCACTTTGAGGCtcggaagaaggaggaggaggagctgatCGCTCTCAAGGAGAGAATC GAGAAGCGCCGTGCGGAGCGAGCCGAGCAGCAGAGGATCCGGGCCGAGAAGGAGCGGGAGCGCCAGAACCGGCTGGCG GAAGAGAAAGCccggagggaggaggaggatgccAAGAGGAGAGCGGAGGACGacctgaagaagaagaaggcccTGTCCTCCATGGGCGCCAACTACAGCAGCTACCTGGCCAAG GCCGACCAGAAGAGAGGCAAGAAGCAGACGGCCCGGGAGATGAAGAAGAAGGTTCTGGCAGAGAGGCGCAAGCCGCTCAACATCGACCATCTCAGCGAAGATAAGCTGAg GGACAAGGCCAAGGAACTCTGGGACACCCTGTACCAACTGGAGATCGACAAGTTTGAGTTTGGCGAGAAGCTGAAGCGCCAGAAATATGAC ATCACCAACCTCAGGAGCCGCATCGATCAGGCCCAGAAGCA TAGCAAGAAGGCCGGAGCCCAGCCCAAGGGCAAGGTCGGCGGGCGCTGGAAGTGA
- the TNNT3 gene encoding troponin T, fast skeletal muscle isoform X7, with amino-acid sequence MSDEEVEQVEEQYEEEAAEVHKEVHEPEEKPRPRLTAPKIPEGEKVDFDDIQKKRQNKDLMELQALIDSHFEARKKEEEELIALKERIEKRRAERAEQQRIRAEKERERQNRLAEEKARREEEDAKRRAEDDLKKKKALSSMGANYSSYLAKADQKRGKKQTAREMKKKVLAERRKPLNIDHLSEDKLRDKAKELWDTLYQLEIDKFEFGEKLKRQKYDITNLRSRIDQAQKHSKKAGAQPKGKVGGRWK; translated from the exons ATGTCGGACGAGGAAGT TGAGCAGGTGGAGG AGCAGTACGAGGAAGAAG CCGCAGAAGTCCATAAAGAAG TTCATGAACCAG AGGAGAAACCGAGACCCAG ACTCACTGCTCCTAAGATCCCGGAAGGGGAGAAAGTAGACTTCGAT GACATCCAGAAGAAGCGCCAGAACAAGGACCTCATGGAGCTGCAGGCTCTCATCGACAGCCACTTTGAGGCtcggaagaaggaggaggaggagctgatCGCTCTCAAGGAGAGAATC GAGAAGCGCCGTGCGGAGCGAGCCGAGCAGCAGAGGATCCGGGCCGAGAAGGAGCGGGAGCGCCAGAACCGGCTGGCG GAAGAGAAAGCccggagggaggaggaggatgccAAGAGGAGAGCGGAGGACGacctgaagaagaagaaggcccTGTCCTCCATGGGCGCCAACTACAGCAGCTACCTGGCCAAG GCCGACCAGAAGAGAGGCAAGAAGCAGACGGCCCGGGAGATGAAGAAGAAGGTTCTGGCAGAGAGGCGCAAGCCGCTCAACATCGACCATCTCAGCGAAGATAAGCTGAg GGACAAGGCCAAGGAACTCTGGGACACCCTGTACCAACTGGAGATCGACAAGTTTGAGTTTGGCGAGAAGCTGAAGCGCCAGAAATATGAC ATCACCAACCTCAGGAGCCGCATCGATCAGGCCCAGAAGCA TAGCAAGAAGGCCGGAGCCCAGCCCAAGGGCAAGGTCGGCGGGCGCTGGAAGTGA
- the TNNT3 gene encoding troponin T, fast skeletal muscle isoform X16 yields MSDEEVEQVEEQYEEEEEAQEEGKWVHKEVHEPEEKPRPRLTAPKIPEGEKVDFDDIQKKRQNKDLMELQALIDSHFEARKKEEEELIALKERIEKRRAERAEQQRIRAEKERERQNRLAEEKARREEEDAKRRAEDDLKKKKALSSMGANYSSYLAKADQKRGKKQTAREMKKKVLAERRKPLNIDHLSEDKLRDKAKELWDTLYQLEIDKFEFGEKLKRQKYDIMNMRARVEMLAKFSKKAGAQPKGKVGGRWK; encoded by the exons ATGTCGGACGAGGAAGT TGAGCAGGTGGAGG AGCAGTACGAGGAAGAAG AAGAGGCCCAGGAGGAAGGTAAGTGGG TCCATAAAGAAG TTCATGAACCAG AGGAGAAACCGAGACCCAG ACTCACTGCTCCTAAGATCCCGGAAGGGGAGAAAGTAGACTTCGAT GACATCCAGAAGAAGCGCCAGAACAAGGACCTCATGGAGCTGCAGGCTCTCATCGACAGCCACTTTGAGGCtcggaagaaggaggaggaggagctgatCGCTCTCAAGGAGAGAATC GAGAAGCGCCGTGCGGAGCGAGCCGAGCAGCAGAGGATCCGGGCCGAGAAGGAGCGGGAGCGCCAGAACCGGCTGGCG GAAGAGAAAGCccggagggaggaggaggatgccAAGAGGAGAGCGGAGGACGacctgaagaagaagaaggcccTGTCCTCCATGGGCGCCAACTACAGCAGCTACCTGGCCAAG GCCGACCAGAAGAGAGGCAAGAAGCAGACGGCCCGGGAGATGAAGAAGAAGGTTCTGGCAGAGAGGCGCAAGCCGCTCAACATCGACCATCTCAGCGAAGATAAGCTGAg GGACAAGGCCAAGGAACTCTGGGACACCCTGTACCAACTGGAGATCGACAAGTTTGAGTTTGGCGAGAAGCTGAAGCGCCAGAAATATGAC ATCATGAACATGCGGGCCAGAGTGGAGATGCTGGCCAAGTT TAGCAAGAAGGCCGGAGCCCAGCCCAAGGGCAAGGTCGGCGGGCGCTGGAAGTGA
- the TNNT3 gene encoding troponin T, fast skeletal muscle isoform X1: MSDEEVEQVEEEAQEEEEKPRPRLTAPKIPEGEKVDFDDIQKKRQNKDLMELQALIDSHFEARKKEEEELIALKERIEKRRAERAEQQRIRAEKERERQNRLAEEKARREEEDAKRRAEDDLKKKKALSSMGANYSSYLAKADQKRGKKQTAREMKKKVLAERRKPLNIDHLSEDKLRDKAKELWDTLYQLEIDKFEFGEKLKRQKYDITNLRSRIDQAQKHSKKAGAQPKGKVGGRWK; this comes from the exons ATGTCGGACGAGGAAGT TGAGCAGGTGGAGG AAGAGGCCCAGGAGGAAG AGGAGAAACCGAGACCCAG ACTCACTGCTCCTAAGATCCCGGAAGGGGAGAAAGTAGACTTCGAT GACATCCAGAAGAAGCGCCAGAACAAGGACCTCATGGAGCTGCAGGCTCTCATCGACAGCCACTTTGAGGCtcggaagaaggaggaggaggagctgatCGCTCTCAAGGAGAGAATC GAGAAGCGCCGTGCGGAGCGAGCCGAGCAGCAGAGGATCCGGGCCGAGAAGGAGCGGGAGCGCCAGAACCGGCTGGCG GAAGAGAAAGCccggagggaggaggaggatgccAAGAGGAGAGCGGAGGACGacctgaagaagaagaaggcccTGTCCTCCATGGGCGCCAACTACAGCAGCTACCTGGCCAAG GCCGACCAGAAGAGAGGCAAGAAGCAGACGGCCCGGGAGATGAAGAAGAAGGTTCTGGCAGAGAGGCGCAAGCCGCTCAACATCGACCATCTCAGCGAAGATAAGCTGAg GGACAAGGCCAAGGAACTCTGGGACACCCTGTACCAACTGGAGATCGACAAGTTTGAGTTTGGCGAGAAGCTGAAGCGCCAGAAATATGAC ATCACCAACCTCAGGAGCCGCATCGATCAGGCCCAGAAGCA TAGCAAGAAGGCCGGAGCCCAGCCCAAGGGCAAGGTCGGCGGGCGCTGGAAGTGA
- the TNNT3 gene encoding troponin T, fast skeletal muscle isoform X4 — translation MSDEEVEQVEEEAQEEEEVQEEEKPRPRLTAPKIPEGEKVDFDDIQKKRQNKDLMELQALIDSHFEARKKEEEELIALKERIEKRRAERAEQQRIRAEKERERQNRLAEEKARREEEDAKRRAEDDLKKKKALSSMGANYSSYLAKADQKRGKKQTAREMKKKVLAERRKPLNIDHLSEDKLRDKAKELWDTLYQLEIDKFEFGEKLKRQKYDITNLRSRIDQAQKHSKKAGAQPKGKVGGRWK, via the exons ATGTCGGACGAGGAAGT TGAGCAGGTGGAGG AAGAGGCCCAGGAGGAAG AGGAAGTCCAAGAAG AGGAGAAACCGAGACCCAG ACTCACTGCTCCTAAGATCCCGGAAGGGGAGAAAGTAGACTTCGAT GACATCCAGAAGAAGCGCCAGAACAAGGACCTCATGGAGCTGCAGGCTCTCATCGACAGCCACTTTGAGGCtcggaagaaggaggaggaggagctgatCGCTCTCAAGGAGAGAATC GAGAAGCGCCGTGCGGAGCGAGCCGAGCAGCAGAGGATCCGGGCCGAGAAGGAGCGGGAGCGCCAGAACCGGCTGGCG GAAGAGAAAGCccggagggaggaggaggatgccAAGAGGAGAGCGGAGGACGacctgaagaagaagaaggcccTGTCCTCCATGGGCGCCAACTACAGCAGCTACCTGGCCAAG GCCGACCAGAAGAGAGGCAAGAAGCAGACGGCCCGGGAGATGAAGAAGAAGGTTCTGGCAGAGAGGCGCAAGCCGCTCAACATCGACCATCTCAGCGAAGATAAGCTGAg GGACAAGGCCAAGGAACTCTGGGACACCCTGTACCAACTGGAGATCGACAAGTTTGAGTTTGGCGAGAAGCTGAAGCGCCAGAAATATGAC ATCACCAACCTCAGGAGCCGCATCGATCAGGCCCAGAAGCA TAGCAAGAAGGCCGGAGCCCAGCCCAAGGGCAAGGTCGGCGGGCGCTGGAAGTGA
- the TNNT3 gene encoding troponin T, fast skeletal muscle isoform X10 — translation MSDEEVEQVEEEAQEEEVHKEEEVQEEEKPRPRLTAPKIPEGEKVDFDDIQKKRQNKDLMELQALIDSHFEARKKEEEELIALKERIEKRRAERAEQQRIRAEKERERQNRLAEEKARREEEDAKRRAEDDLKKKKALSSMGANYSSYLAKADQKRGKKQTAREMKKKVLAERRKPLNIDHLSEDKLRDKAKELWDTLYQLEIDKFEFGEKLKRQKYDITNLRSRIDQAQKHSKKAGAQPKGKVGGRWK, via the exons ATGTCGGACGAGGAAGT TGAGCAGGTGGAGG AAGAGGCCCAGGAGGAAG AAGTCCATAAAGAAG AGGAAGTCCAAGAAG AGGAGAAACCGAGACCCAG ACTCACTGCTCCTAAGATCCCGGAAGGGGAGAAAGTAGACTTCGAT GACATCCAGAAGAAGCGCCAGAACAAGGACCTCATGGAGCTGCAGGCTCTCATCGACAGCCACTTTGAGGCtcggaagaaggaggaggaggagctgatCGCTCTCAAGGAGAGAATC GAGAAGCGCCGTGCGGAGCGAGCCGAGCAGCAGAGGATCCGGGCCGAGAAGGAGCGGGAGCGCCAGAACCGGCTGGCG GAAGAGAAAGCccggagggaggaggaggatgccAAGAGGAGAGCGGAGGACGacctgaagaagaagaaggcccTGTCCTCCATGGGCGCCAACTACAGCAGCTACCTGGCCAAG GCCGACCAGAAGAGAGGCAAGAAGCAGACGGCCCGGGAGATGAAGAAGAAGGTTCTGGCAGAGAGGCGCAAGCCGCTCAACATCGACCATCTCAGCGAAGATAAGCTGAg GGACAAGGCCAAGGAACTCTGGGACACCCTGTACCAACTGGAGATCGACAAGTTTGAGTTTGGCGAGAAGCTGAAGCGCCAGAAATATGAC ATCACCAACCTCAGGAGCCGCATCGATCAGGCCCAGAAGCA TAGCAAGAAGGCCGGAGCCCAGCCCAAGGGCAAGGTCGGCGGGCGCTGGAAGTGA
- the TNNT3 gene encoding troponin T, fast skeletal muscle isoform X14 produces the protein MSDEEVEQVEEQYEEEEEAQEEEVHKEEVHEPEEVQEEEKPRPRLTAPKIPEGEKVDFDDIQKKRQNKDLMELQALIDSHFEARKKEEEELIALKERIEKRRAERAEQQRIRAEKERERQNRLAEEKARREEEDAKRRAEDDLKKKKALSSMGANYSSYLAKADQKRGKKQTAREMKKKVLAERRKPLNIDHLSEDKLRDKAKELWDTLYQLEIDKFEFGEKLKRQKYDITNLRSRIDQAQKHSKKAGAQPKGKVGGRWK, from the exons ATGTCGGACGAGGAAGT TGAGCAGGTGGAGG AGCAGTACGAGGAAGAAG AAGAGGCCCAGGAGGAAG AAGTCCATAAAGAAG AAGTTCATGAACCAG AGGAAGTCCAAGAAG AGGAGAAACCGAGACCCAG ACTCACTGCTCCTAAGATCCCGGAAGGGGAGAAAGTAGACTTCGAT GACATCCAGAAGAAGCGCCAGAACAAGGACCTCATGGAGCTGCAGGCTCTCATCGACAGCCACTTTGAGGCtcggaagaaggaggaggaggagctgatCGCTCTCAAGGAGAGAATC GAGAAGCGCCGTGCGGAGCGAGCCGAGCAGCAGAGGATCCGGGCCGAGAAGGAGCGGGAGCGCCAGAACCGGCTGGCG GAAGAGAAAGCccggagggaggaggaggatgccAAGAGGAGAGCGGAGGACGacctgaagaagaagaaggcccTGTCCTCCATGGGCGCCAACTACAGCAGCTACCTGGCCAAG GCCGACCAGAAGAGAGGCAAGAAGCAGACGGCCCGGGAGATGAAGAAGAAGGTTCTGGCAGAGAGGCGCAAGCCGCTCAACATCGACCATCTCAGCGAAGATAAGCTGAg GGACAAGGCCAAGGAACTCTGGGACACCCTGTACCAACTGGAGATCGACAAGTTTGAGTTTGGCGAGAAGCTGAAGCGCCAGAAATATGAC ATCACCAACCTCAGGAGCCGCATCGATCAGGCCCAGAAGCA TAGCAAGAAGGCCGGAGCCCAGCCCAAGGGCAAGGTCGGCGGGCGCTGGAAGTGA
- the TNNT3 gene encoding troponin T, fast skeletal muscle isoform X12: MSDEEVEQVEEQYEEEEEAQEEEVHKEEEVQEEEKPRPRLTAPKIPEGEKVDFDDIQKKRQNKDLMELQALIDSHFEARKKEEEELIALKERIEKRRAERAEQQRIRAEKERERQNRLAEEKARREEEDAKRRAEDDLKKKKALSSMGANYSSYLAKADQKRGKKQTAREMKKKVLAERRKPLNIDHLSEDKLRDKAKELWDTLYQLEIDKFEFGEKLKRQKYDITNLRSRIDQAQKHSKKAGAQPKGKVGGRWK; the protein is encoded by the exons ATGTCGGACGAGGAAGT TGAGCAGGTGGAGG AGCAGTACGAGGAAGAAG AAGAGGCCCAGGAGGAAG AAGTCCATAAAGAAG AGGAAGTCCAAGAAG AGGAGAAACCGAGACCCAG ACTCACTGCTCCTAAGATCCCGGAAGGGGAGAAAGTAGACTTCGAT GACATCCAGAAGAAGCGCCAGAACAAGGACCTCATGGAGCTGCAGGCTCTCATCGACAGCCACTTTGAGGCtcggaagaaggaggaggaggagctgatCGCTCTCAAGGAGAGAATC GAGAAGCGCCGTGCGGAGCGAGCCGAGCAGCAGAGGATCCGGGCCGAGAAGGAGCGGGAGCGCCAGAACCGGCTGGCG GAAGAGAAAGCccggagggaggaggaggatgccAAGAGGAGAGCGGAGGACGacctgaagaagaagaaggcccTGTCCTCCATGGGCGCCAACTACAGCAGCTACCTGGCCAAG GCCGACCAGAAGAGAGGCAAGAAGCAGACGGCCCGGGAGATGAAGAAGAAGGTTCTGGCAGAGAGGCGCAAGCCGCTCAACATCGACCATCTCAGCGAAGATAAGCTGAg GGACAAGGCCAAGGAACTCTGGGACACCCTGTACCAACTGGAGATCGACAAGTTTGAGTTTGGCGAGAAGCTGAAGCGCCAGAAATATGAC ATCACCAACCTCAGGAGCCGCATCGATCAGGCCCAGAAGCA TAGCAAGAAGGCCGGAGCCCAGCCCAAGGGCAAGGTCGGCGGGCGCTGGAAGTGA
- the TNNT3 gene encoding troponin T, fast skeletal muscle isoform X2, which yields MSDEEVEQVEEQYEEEEEKPRPRLTAPKIPEGEKVDFDDIQKKRQNKDLMELQALIDSHFEARKKEEEELIALKERIEKRRAERAEQQRIRAEKERERQNRLAEEKARREEEDAKRRAEDDLKKKKALSSMGANYSSYLAKADQKRGKKQTAREMKKKVLAERRKPLNIDHLSEDKLRDKAKELWDTLYQLEIDKFEFGEKLKRQKYDITNLRSRIDQAQKHSKKAGAQPKGKVGGRWK from the exons ATGTCGGACGAGGAAGT TGAGCAGGTGGAGG AGCAGTACGAGGAAGAAG AGGAGAAACCGAGACCCAG ACTCACTGCTCCTAAGATCCCGGAAGGGGAGAAAGTAGACTTCGAT GACATCCAGAAGAAGCGCCAGAACAAGGACCTCATGGAGCTGCAGGCTCTCATCGACAGCCACTTTGAGGCtcggaagaaggaggaggaggagctgatCGCTCTCAAGGAGAGAATC GAGAAGCGCCGTGCGGAGCGAGCCGAGCAGCAGAGGATCCGGGCCGAGAAGGAGCGGGAGCGCCAGAACCGGCTGGCG GAAGAGAAAGCccggagggaggaggaggatgccAAGAGGAGAGCGGAGGACGacctgaagaagaagaaggcccTGTCCTCCATGGGCGCCAACTACAGCAGCTACCTGGCCAAG GCCGACCAGAAGAGAGGCAAGAAGCAGACGGCCCGGGAGATGAAGAAGAAGGTTCTGGCAGAGAGGCGCAAGCCGCTCAACATCGACCATCTCAGCGAAGATAAGCTGAg GGACAAGGCCAAGGAACTCTGGGACACCCTGTACCAACTGGAGATCGACAAGTTTGAGTTTGGCGAGAAGCTGAAGCGCCAGAAATATGAC ATCACCAACCTCAGGAGCCGCATCGATCAGGCCCAGAAGCA TAGCAAGAAGGCCGGAGCCCAGCCCAAGGGCAAGGTCGGCGGGCGCTGGAAGTGA
- the TNNT3 gene encoding troponin T, fast skeletal muscle isoform X3: MSDEEVEQVEEQYEEEEEAQEEEEKPRPRLTAPKIPEGEKVDFDDIQKKRQNKDLMELQALIDSHFEARKKEEEELIALKERIEKRRAERAEQQRIRAEKERERQNRLAEEKARREEEDAKRRAEDDLKKKKALSSMGANYSSYLAKADQKRGKKQTAREMKKKVLAERRKPLNIDHLSEDKLRDKAKELWDTLYQLEIDKFEFGEKLKRQKYDITNLRSRIDQAQKHSKKAGAQPKGKVGGRWK; the protein is encoded by the exons ATGTCGGACGAGGAAGT TGAGCAGGTGGAGG AGCAGTACGAGGAAGAAG AAGAGGCCCAGGAGGAAG AGGAGAAACCGAGACCCAG ACTCACTGCTCCTAAGATCCCGGAAGGGGAGAAAGTAGACTTCGAT GACATCCAGAAGAAGCGCCAGAACAAGGACCTCATGGAGCTGCAGGCTCTCATCGACAGCCACTTTGAGGCtcggaagaaggaggaggaggagctgatCGCTCTCAAGGAGAGAATC GAGAAGCGCCGTGCGGAGCGAGCCGAGCAGCAGAGGATCCGGGCCGAGAAGGAGCGGGAGCGCCAGAACCGGCTGGCG GAAGAGAAAGCccggagggaggaggaggatgccAAGAGGAGAGCGGAGGACGacctgaagaagaagaaggcccTGTCCTCCATGGGCGCCAACTACAGCAGCTACCTGGCCAAG GCCGACCAGAAGAGAGGCAAGAAGCAGACGGCCCGGGAGATGAAGAAGAAGGTTCTGGCAGAGAGGCGCAAGCCGCTCAACATCGACCATCTCAGCGAAGATAAGCTGAg GGACAAGGCCAAGGAACTCTGGGACACCCTGTACCAACTGGAGATCGACAAGTTTGAGTTTGGCGAGAAGCTGAAGCGCCAGAAATATGAC ATCACCAACCTCAGGAGCCGCATCGATCAGGCCCAGAAGCA TAGCAAGAAGGCCGGAGCCCAGCCCAAGGGCAAGGTCGGCGGGCGCTGGAAGTGA
- the TNNT3 gene encoding troponin T, fast skeletal muscle isoform X11, with protein sequence MSDEEVEQVEEQYEEEEEAQEEAPAPEEKPRPRLTAPKIPEGEKVDFDDIQKKRQNKDLMELQALIDSHFEARKKEEEELIALKERIEKRRAERAEQQRIRAEKERERQNRLAEEKARREEEDAKRRAEDDLKKKKALSSMGANYSSYLAKADQKRGKKQTAREMKKKVLAERRKPLNIDHLSEDKLRDKAKELWDTLYQLEIDKFEFGEKLKRQKYDITNLRSRIDQAQKHSKKAGAQPKGKVGGRWK encoded by the exons ATGTCGGACGAGGAAGT TGAGCAGGTGGAGG AGCAGTACGAGGAAGAAG AAGAGGCCCAGGAGGAAG CTCCTGCGCCGG AGGAGAAACCGAGACCCAG ACTCACTGCTCCTAAGATCCCGGAAGGGGAGAAAGTAGACTTCGAT GACATCCAGAAGAAGCGCCAGAACAAGGACCTCATGGAGCTGCAGGCTCTCATCGACAGCCACTTTGAGGCtcggaagaaggaggaggaggagctgatCGCTCTCAAGGAGAGAATC GAGAAGCGCCGTGCGGAGCGAGCCGAGCAGCAGAGGATCCGGGCCGAGAAGGAGCGGGAGCGCCAGAACCGGCTGGCG GAAGAGAAAGCccggagggaggaggaggatgccAAGAGGAGAGCGGAGGACGacctgaagaagaagaaggcccTGTCCTCCATGGGCGCCAACTACAGCAGCTACCTGGCCAAG GCCGACCAGAAGAGAGGCAAGAAGCAGACGGCCCGGGAGATGAAGAAGAAGGTTCTGGCAGAGAGGCGCAAGCCGCTCAACATCGACCATCTCAGCGAAGATAAGCTGAg GGACAAGGCCAAGGAACTCTGGGACACCCTGTACCAACTGGAGATCGACAAGTTTGAGTTTGGCGAGAAGCTGAAGCGCCAGAAATATGAC ATCACCAACCTCAGGAGCCGCATCGATCAGGCCCAGAAGCA TAGCAAGAAGGCCGGAGCCCAGCCCAAGGGCAAGGTCGGCGGGCGCTGGAAGTGA